gcactgCTCTttatgagcctgcatgctgccttGATTCAGTGGTcatcgactctttgcagaccctatggactattcccaccaggctcctctctccatgggattctccagggaagaatactggagagggttaccatgccctcctccagggatctttatgaagcacacacacaaacacacacacacacacactcacacaacacacacacacacactcacacacacactctgctctttgtgagcctgcgtgctaccttgcttcagtggtgctcaactctttgcagaccccaaggactgtagcccaccaggctcctctctccatgggattctccaggaaaggatactggagagggttaccatgctctcctccgtggatcttcatgactcgcgacacacacaaacagacacacactctcacacacactcactgctctttttgagcctgccttctaccttgcttcagtggtgctcgattctttgcagaccctatgactttatccaacctggcttgtctctccatgggattctccaagaaagaatactggagaggtttaccTTGCTCTcttccggggatctttatgacgtgtgtgcacacacacacacagaaacacacacccacacacacacacacacacactgctctttgtgagcgtgcatgctaccttgcttcagttgTGCTCCACTGTTTGCAGAGCCTatgactgtagcctagcaggctcctctctccatgggattctttaggaaagaatactgaagacgGTTACCAAGCCCTCCTCCGATGATCTTTatgatgtgcacacacacacacactcacacactctcacacacacacagacacagacacacacacacacacacactgctcttagtgagcctgtgtgctcccttgcttcagtggtgctcgactctttgcagaccctatggccctagccctcctggctcctgtctccatgggattctccaggaaagaatactggagagggttgccatgccgttctccagggatctttatgacgggcgcacacacacacacacacactgctctttgcgagcctgcgtgctaccttgcttcagtggtgctcgactctttgcagaccctgaggactgtagcccaccagggtcctctctccatgggcttctccaggaaagaatagtggagagtgttgccatgccctcttcctgggATCAttatgacccagggatggaacttgcctctcctgcgactcctgcattgcaggcggatcctttactgatgagccacctgggaagtccacactGTTCCTTATCGGTTGCTATACCCCATATAAAAACCTCTGGATGATACCTAAATATAGATGggagaataaaaatagaaataattttgacCATAAAGATCCCTCAAGTCACCGAGAAACCACGAATAGAAATACCATTTAGGAAAGTGACGAGTTGCAATACGTTAAGAAAAAAGTACACGATTTTCAACTGAACAAACGACACAACCGACACATATTGCAGCAGTTAATgaggtttttaatgttttttttgggggtagaaatgttttaaagattaaatgtagGGCCTAAGGGGAGAACCCTTAAGTCTGGTTTGCGATGGTCAGAGTCCTGGGGCAGTTCATCTGCTGGTGCGGTATCTGGTGACCGACTTGGTGGCCTCGGACACGGCGTACTTGCCGAGCTCCCCAGGCAACAGAAGACGCACAGCTGTCTGGATGTCTTCGGTCATGATGGTGCAGCGCCTGTTGCAGTGGGCCAGGCTCCCAGCCTCTTCGGCAATCCGCTCGAACATATCTTTCACAAACGAATCCAAGATGTTCACGGACTCACGGGAAAGACTCAGGCCTGTGTGTACTTGCCTCAGCACCCTAGGGAAATAGGTAGCAAAGCTTGAGAAATTGCCCTGatggccgcggcggcggcggcggcaacgGCGGCCCTTAGCTgtcttctgctttgccttttttgGTTCCGCATCACACGGGTCTGGATTGGAGGGCCCTGCTTTCGCCATCTCCGTATCAGAGGGCTCAGTTTCAGAGGTGCCCATTTCTTTGGTGATCACGTCTTCCTCCGAGTTGTCAGGGGTTGGTTCACACATGGCAGCGCCACCACTCCCCCAGCTCAGCCGGAAGAACAGTGAGGGCGTTGAAGGCCGTTGGCCGAATTTATAGGCCCTGCTTTCCCTGACGTCACAGACACTGTCCATATCTGATTGGATGCAAGGCAGGGAGGCCTGTTACTATGGCAGCCCATGTCACGTGACACCAGACGTCGCACCCACCCCCTTTCCTGCTGCGCCCCTCCCCCACATTTAACCCCTAGTCAGCCaaactcccctggtggctctgactgtaaagtgtctgtctacagtgtgggagacgtgggttcgatccctgggtcgggaagattccatggagaaggaaatagcaacccactcaagtattcttgcctggaaaatcccatggacggaggagcctggtgtccatggggtcgcaaagagtcgggcacgacggagcgactgtactttcactttcagccaaaCTCAGTGAAAGTCACCtaagatgaaaaatgaaataatcagttAGAGCTTCCTGAGAGAGTATGACAGACCTCCATAACTCCAGCTCTTTCAGGCATCAGAGTGACTCAGGTCACTTGGTGGACATTTTACTCCAACACAGAATCTTCTCCTGATTGACCTACAGTGGCATGAGCAGAATGTCCTGGCTTCCTCAGTGGAGTGCTCCTGAAAATCATAGGAGTTAAATGAACAGCTATTATCTCCAGAATTTACCAAAACCAATGATCAGTATGAAAAGAATGACAAAATCCCATTCTCCAAATACAGAACACAAACAGAAATAGGAATACTTTTACACTTACACACTAAAAATATGTAACATTattcaaattataaattattttcttaaacattattTAGGTCCCCCAAATACCACACATACTGGAATTGATTAATGGTTTATAGTGgttatttctcaaaaaatgatCACTCTTATTGCTGAGAAGCCACCAGGGTGagagaaaatgaatacaaaaagagagaaataaaacacctAGAAATAAACATACCTAAGGTGGTGAAAGACCTGtacttagaaaaaataagaacCTGATCAAAGAAAGTGAAGATGCAAACAGAGGGAAAAGTTTACcttgtttatggattggaagaattgatattgTTATAATAAACATGCTATCCAAGGCAATCCACATACTCAGTGCAATTGCTATCAAAATACCAGGGCATTTTCTACATAACTAAAACagacaattttaaattttgtatggaaAGATGAAAGACCCTGAATCGCCAAAACCATCTTAAGGAAGAAGatcagaactggaggaatcaggttcCCTGACTTTGAACTCTATCAGAAAACTACATTAATCCAATCAGTatagtattggcacaaaaacagacatgtggaacagaagagagagcccagaaataaacctatgtgcttatggtcaattaatctataataaaaaagacaagaatatacagtggagagaagacagtttcttcaataagagATGCTGGGATAATTGGATAGCTACATGcaataaagtaaaattagaacattctctaacagcatagacaaaaataaactcaaaatggactaaagacctaaatataatacatatattatgtaggaagtattttaagaaacaaaaacctTTAGATATTTTAATGAGCTGTGTTTCTTTCACATTTGTAAATTCAGAAATTAAGTGAACATAtcagttataaaaaaaattaaaaatacaaaacaattgGGTTTTAAAGAGATAACTGGGACCTCAAAGGCCTCTGATACAGAGGAAATCTaggatggagaagggaaaagcagtcTGATGTTGAAGACTGGAAGGGGGAGTAACACTAGTAATTATTCACTTCAGTTGATGATTGAGGAAATAAGAGAGCCTAATGAGCAATCACCGTGCAACTTGTGGTTCACTGTGAAGGCAAAATAAGGgaaatggcttcacagctgagttAACAATTGCAAGTCTCAACTCATGGATGATGGTGTTGATAGGATAGGCATACCTCATTCAGAAACCTTTTCAACATTACCATTGTTTCTGGATTCACTTATAAAGAGGACCCCAACACAGCATAGAATTTAAGTGCAACAAAAAATTCAGGGAAAAAACTTATTTCACACTGCCTAGAATCAGAAGTTTCTACCCTAACTCATTCAGATGATCTAATGTCATTCTTTTCCAGCCCTTATTCTCTTGTTTTTGAAGCGGCAAACCTTCATGATTTTCAGCTTAACATCATAGGGATGGTGAGGGCATTCAGTCAGAGAAACTAAAAAGTTCATGTTGACTCCATGTCAGCCAAGAAGGGACTCAAACTGGTAGCCACAGTCACTGAGCCACACTACAACGAGGTTATCCTGACTAAAGCAATAATGGTCTTTCTGGGGTGTTCAGGTCTGGTGACAATAGTGTAAGAAGTATGattatttatctcttttattgttcattttataaaactaattaagatcatttaaatattata
This Budorcas taxicolor isolate Tak-1 chromosome X, Takin1.1, whole genome shotgun sequence DNA region includes the following protein-coding sequences:
- the LOC128070342 gene encoding late histone H2B.L4-like, whose product is MCEPTPDNSEEDVITKEMGTSETEPSDTEMAKAGPSNPDPCDAEPKKAKQKTAKGRRCRRRRRGHQGNFSSFATYFPRVLRQVHTGLSLSRESVNILDSFVKDMFERIAEEAGSLAHCNRRCTIMTEDIQTAVRLLLPGELGKYAVSEATKSVTRYRTSR